Genomic window (Thomasclavelia spiroformis DSM 1552):
ACGTGGTAAGATTTCTTTCATATCTAATTTATTTTCTAATTCAAATTGATAAATATCTTGTTTTTTAAAATGAACAGGATAAGCTTTTTGATTTAAAATTGCTTTTAAATCAATATCTTGACCAATCTTATCTTTAACTTTTAAACAATCAAGATGACCAACCATTTCTTCAATCGTTCTAAAACCAAGACTAGCCATAATTTCTCGTAACTCACTAGCTATAAAAATCATGAAATTCATTACATATTCCGGTTTACCTTTAAATCTTTTTCTAAGCTCTTTGTTTTGAGTTGCAATGCCAACTGGACAAGTATCTAAATTACAAACTCGCATCATGATACATCCCATGGTAACTAGTGGTGCAGTAGCAAAACCAAATTCCTCAGCTCCTAATAATGTTGCAATTGCAACATCACGACCCGTCATTAATTTTCCATCAGTTTCTAATACCACTCGTGTTCGTAAATTATTTTCTACTAATGTCTGATGGGTTTGTAATAAACCAATTTCCCAAGGTAATCCAGCATGGTGAATTGAACTTTGATTTGCTGCTCCGGTTCCTCCATCATATCCTGAAATTAAAATAACTTCAGCTCCTGCTTTTGCTACTCCACAAGCTACTGTACCTACACCATTTTTAGAAACTAATTTAACTGAAATTCGTGCCTCACGATTAGCGTTTTTTAAATCATAAATTAGTTGTGCTAAATCTTCAATTGAATAAATATCATGATGTGGTGGTGGTGAGATTAAAGATACTCCGGGTGTTGAATATCGTGTTTTAGCAATCCAAGGATAGACTTTTTTTCCTGGTAAATGTCCACCCTCACCTGGCTTTGCTCCTTGTGCCATTTTTATTTGAATTTCTTTTGCACTTACAAGATATTCACTAGTTACTCCAAAACGGCCGCTAGCAACTTGTTTAATTGCACTATTAGCTTTTCCATAAAGGCGTTCTATTTCTTCACCACCTTCACCAGAATTTGATTTTCCACCTAATTTATTCATGGCAATAGCCATGCATTCATGTGCTTCTTTTGAAATTGAACCATATGACATAGCTCCGGTTTTGAATCTTTTTACAATTGATTCAATACTTTCTACTTCATCTATAGATATTGCTTTTCTTTTTGAAAAATCAAAATCTAAAAGTTGTCTAATTGTATATGGTTTATCTTGTTGATTTAGTTGTTTTGAATATAATTTAAATAATTCATAATCATTATTTTGAGTAGCCCTTTGGAGCATAACTATTGTTTCAGGATTATATAAATGAATTTCTTTATCTTTTCCTTTACGATATTTATGAAATCCTAAACTGTTTAATGAAGCAAAAGTTGATAGTTTTGAAGAATCGTAAGCATAATTATGATAATAGCGAATATCTGCTTCGATTTCTTCTAAACCGATTTTTCCAATACAATTGATAGTATTAGTAAAATATTTATCAATTACTTCTTGTTTAATTCCAACTGTTTCAAAAATTTGAGCTGATTGATATGATTGTAAAGTTGATATTCCCATTTTAGATGCAATCTTTACAACTCCATGAACTATTGCCTGATTATAATCTTCAATTGCTTGATTTTCTTCTTTTTCTAAAATATTTTCTTGAATCATTTCATGGATACATTCATGAGCTAAATATGGATAAATTGCTTTAGCCCCATATCCTAATAAACATGCAAATTGATGCACATCTCGAGGTTCACCACTTTCTAAAACAATTGATACATTAGTTTCTTTTTTAGTATTGATAAAATGATGTTCTAGAGCAGAAACTGCAAGTAACGAAGGAATAATGAGTTGATCGTAAGCAACATCTCGATCGGATAAAATAAAGATATTAACACCATCTATATATGCTTTGTCACATTTTACAAACAAATCATCTAATGCCTTTTGTAATGTTATTTTCTTTGAAAATGATAGCGAGATTACTTTACTACAAAAACCTTCTTGATTTAATTGTTTTATTTTATCAATATCTAATCGATCAAGAATAGGATTATTAATTTCTAAAACTTGACAGTTTTTAGCTTGATCTTGCAATAAATTACCTTGTGATCCTAAATATACAGTCGTATCTACTACAACATCTTCTCTTAATGCATCAATTGGTGGATTAGTTACTTGAGCAAATTGTTGTTTAAAATAATGAAATAAACGAGGATGACACTTACTTAACATAGCTAATGGTATATCAGTTCCCATAGCTGCTAATGATTCTTTTTTGTTTTGTGCCATTGGTAAAATAATATCTTTAACATCTTCATAAGTATAACCAAAAACTTTATATAAAATATCTCTTTGATTTTGATCAAGATATGATGCTTTATTATGTACTGTTAAGTTTTTTAAATGCAATAAATATGAATTTAGCCATTTTCCATATGGTTGTTTTTTAGCATATAAATTTTTACATTCTTCATCACTAATAATTTTTTTATTTATAGTATCTACTAAAAGCATCTTTCCAGGCTCTAATCTATTTTTACAAATGATTTTTTCTTCAGGAATATCTAATACTCCTACTTCTGAAGATAAAATTAAAGTTTGATCATCTAAGATATAATAACGAGCTGGTCTTAAACCATTTCGATCTAAAATTGCTCCCATTTTATTTCCATCAGAAAATAAAATTGCAGCTGGTCCATCCCAAGATTCCATCATTGTCGCATAATAGTGATAAAAGTCTTTTTTATCTTGAGCTATTTCTTCATTTTTCCATGGTTCTGGAATCATTAGCATTATTGCTTTTTCTAAAGGTATTCCATTTATATATAAATACTCTAAAGCATTATCTAAAATTGCAGAATCTGAGCCTTGAATATTAACAATCGGATATTGATCATCATAGAATTGAGATTTTAAAATATCTTTACGTGCTAACATACGATGACTATTACCATGAATAGTATTAATTTCCCCGTTATGAGCAATCATTCGATTTGGATGTGCTCTTTGCCAACTAGGTGTAGTATTAGTAGAAAAACGAGAATGTACAAGAGCAATTGCACTATGATAATCATGATCTTGTAAATCATCATAAAATAATCGTAATTGTTCAACTAAAAACATCCCTTTATAGACAATTGTTTTAGCTGACAAAGAACAAATATATGTTTCTAGATTTAATTGTTCGAATTCACGTCTAATTTTATATAATAAGCGTTCAAACTCGATGTCTTTTTCAATCTGTTTAGGTCTTTCAACAAAACATTGCATTATATAAGGCATACACTCTTTAGCCTTTTGACCAAGTATTTCATCATGATAAGGAACATTACGCCATCCCAAAAATTTTACTTCTTTATTTTTTACAATATCTTCAAATATTTTAAGTGCAATATTCCTTTTAACTTCATCTTGAGGTAAAAAGAACATCCCAATTCCATAATTATTTTCATCATTTAAATTTATATTTTGTAAAGCAGTAACTTTTTTAAAAAAATGATGAGAAATTTGAAGAAGAATTCCTACTCCATCACCAACTTTACCACTAGCATCTTTTCCTGCTCGATGTTCCAATTTCTCGACAATTTGTAAAGCTCGATCAACAACTGTATAATCCTTTCTTCCATCTATGTTTACAACTGCACCAATTCCACAAGCATCATGTTCATTTAGCAATTGCATCTTTAGATTTCTATCTTCCATAATCTCAACCTTTCTATTTTCCACTATCCCCATAATTAGAAAGTACTCTAGCTGATGGGTCATCAACTGTACATCCTGGCCACTTTTTATTTGGCATCCAATAGTCTTTAATCATATGGACTTGATGAGGATAATATTTTTCAAATATTTCTCGATATAATAATGCTTCTTTTGTAAATGGCTCAATATCTTGATACCGTTTCTTTTTTTCTTCAAACTCTTGATCTGTATATTTTAAATTAGCATAACGTTTTAATTCATCGCTTAACGAATGACCAACAGCATCGGAAAAAGCCGCCTTTTCTCTCATTAAAATATGTCTTGGTAAATATCCTTTATCAAAAGCTCGTCTTAATAAATATTTTCCTTTACCATAAACATTCATTTTCATGTGTGGATCAATATGCATAACATATTTAACAAAAGCCAAATCACCAAAAGGAACCCTTGCTTCAAGTGAATTAACACTAATACAACGATCTGCTCTTAAAACATCATACATATATAATTCACTAACTCGTTTTTTAGCTTCATTTAAAAAAGCCTTAGCATCTGGGGCAAAGTCAGTATACTTATATCCAAATAATTCATCAGAAACTTCACCAGTTAACAATACACGAATATCTGTATGTTCATGAATATATTTACAAATAAGATACATCCCTATCGAAGCGCGAATTGTTGTAATATCATAAGTACCTAATATTGAAATAACTGTTTCTAAGGAGTTAATAACATCTTCTTTGGTAATAATTACTTCGGTGTGTTTGCTGTTGATATAATTTGCGA
Coding sequences:
- the gltB gene encoding glutamate synthase large subunit, whose protein sequence is MEDRNLKMQLLNEHDACGIGAVVNIDGRKDYTVVDRALQIVEKLEHRAGKDASGKVGDGVGILLQISHHFFKKVTALQNINLNDENNYGIGMFFLPQDEVKRNIALKIFEDIVKNKEVKFLGWRNVPYHDEILGQKAKECMPYIMQCFVERPKQIEKDIEFERLLYKIRREFEQLNLETYICSLSAKTIVYKGMFLVEQLRLFYDDLQDHDYHSAIALVHSRFSTNTTPSWQRAHPNRMIAHNGEINTIHGNSHRMLARKDILKSQFYDDQYPIVNIQGSDSAILDNALEYLYINGIPLEKAIMLMIPEPWKNEEIAQDKKDFYHYYATMMESWDGPAAILFSDGNKMGAILDRNGLRPARYYILDDQTLILSSEVGVLDIPEEKIICKNRLEPGKMLLVDTINKKIISDEECKNLYAKKQPYGKWLNSYLLHLKNLTVHNKASYLDQNQRDILYKVFGYTYEDVKDIILPMAQNKKESLAAMGTDIPLAMLSKCHPRLFHYFKQQFAQVTNPPIDALREDVVVDTTVYLGSQGNLLQDQAKNCQVLEINNPILDRLDIDKIKQLNQEGFCSKVISLSFSKKITLQKALDDLFVKCDKAYIDGVNIFILSDRDVAYDQLIIPSLLAVSALEHHFINTKKETNVSIVLESGEPRDVHQFACLLGYGAKAIYPYLAHECIHEMIQENILEKEENQAIEDYNQAIVHGVVKIASKMGISTLQSYQSAQIFETVGIKQEVIDKYFTNTINCIGKIGLEEIEADIRYYHNYAYDSSKLSTFASLNSLGFHKYRKGKDKEIHLYNPETIVMLQRATQNNDYELFKLYSKQLNQQDKPYTIRQLLDFDFSKRKAISIDEVESIESIVKRFKTGAMSYGSISKEAHECMAIAMNKLGGKSNSGEGGEEIERLYGKANSAIKQVASGRFGVTSEYLVSAKEIQIKMAQGAKPGEGGHLPGKKVYPWIAKTRYSTPGVSLISPPPHHDIYSIEDLAQLIYDLKNANREARISVKLVSKNGVGTVACGVAKAGAEVILISGYDGGTGAANQSSIHHAGLPWEIGLLQTHQTLVENNLRTRVVLETDGKLMTGRDVAIATLLGAEEFGFATAPLVTMGCIMMRVCNLDTCPVGIATQNKELRKRFKGKPEYVMNFMIFIASELREIMASLGFRTIEEMVGHLDCLKVKDKIGQDIDLKAILNQKAYPVHFKKQDIYQFELENKLDMKEILPRFKDALNRGTKHQETIHVSSLDRSVGTLFGSEVTKKYQQKLNDDTFTINCIGGAGQSFGAFLPKGITMNLVGDANDYFGKGLSGGHLAIYPNSKAKYNSHDNVIIGNVALYGATSGEVYVNGLAGERFAVRNSGAIAIVEGCGDHGLEYMTGGKVVILGKTGKNLAAGMSGGIAYVLDQDNDLDKRLNKEMVLMEEVTNSQDQAELYDLINKHFKATASSFAKTILNDYANWLPCFKKLVPKDYQKIMTIIKEYEDRGYPLEVAKLEAFNRIHGIKEEYHG